In the Prochlorococcus sp. MIT 1307 genome, one interval contains:
- the smc gene encoding chromosome segregation protein SMC: MVHINQVELAHFKSFGGAMTIPLEEGFTVVTGPNGSGKSNILDGVLFCLGLATSRGMRADRLPDLVNSGVLRAGKSAETEVSVRFDLSDWHPDSAEEGLEPPEDGPWIKSDQKEWTVTRRLRIMPGGSYSSSYAADGEPCNLQQLQTQLRRLRIDPEGSNVVMQGDVTRIVSMSNRDRRGLIDELAGVALFDHRIQQSRTKLDDVQERQERCRIVEQELISSKNRLERDCAKARTYKELREQLQLGRKQELVLGYEEAKKALSDLKARQKKLEEKETRDQASLIEADKKLLQSAEELKLLQQNVKALGEDKLLAVQAEIAGLDTQTRELERQATTHKQEGERLQVERQALISQRQAIQVKTKSKIDDSKNQLLEAAEQVCKNAEAAVEVSRRRLGEVAGRSGVLIEDQRERSALRQKLQIKVKPLQNEQQTLEERLLQIDTRDKEFTLDAERDSAQNKQVIKQLEQLEAEGDSLLKSISHQKNQIKELVESLAVKQRTRSRLEQEQGRLEKEIARLESRKEALQESRGTGALRLLLQSGIDGIHGPVAQLGEVDDCYRLALEVAAGVRLGQIVVDDDRIAAKAIDLLKRRKAGRLTFLPLNKMQSQGLSNNNVLKRGRPLQNRKHSEGLIGRAIDLINFDPIYRDVFAYVFGETLVFSDLSAARSQLGRNRAVTIDGELIEKSGAMTGGSFSNRGIGLSFGRSNESDEFEPIRLRLLELGETLAQCREEEVLERKSLEQASSELTTLEQRKVALEAASMAAKSSNKPLLLRCKERIDRINSLKETKAEYQARLEIIDKEIKPLLLKLDDLEDTEKLLNGQGEDQSWKQLEADLESADLALRTARGDRDSLLNQQRERQLELERLEDQKKGLIAEEKRLQQAVQSLALSHQEWRNKQKELQESRNILEDKQKELQNNFGKQRLARDAAETALTNQRQLFQEGKWKLERLREEINGLEEEKRSSIVRLQELAQSLPEPLPVISDELRIGGLEKLQADLQSIQNRMEALEPVNMLALEELEELNKRLSDLAERLGTLSEERSELLLRIETVATLRQEAFMEAFEAVDSHFREIFASLSEGDGHLQLDNKEDPLEGGLTLVAHPKGKAVRRLAAMSGGEKSLTALSFLFALQRFRPSPFYALDEVDSFLDGVNVERLSALIARQAEQAQFLVVSHRRPMIGASNRTIGVTQARGAHTQVVGLPDAA; the protein is encoded by the coding sequence TTGGTTCATATCAATCAGGTCGAGCTAGCGCATTTCAAGTCCTTCGGTGGGGCGATGACAATCCCACTTGAGGAGGGATTCACAGTAGTTACTGGGCCTAATGGTTCAGGAAAAAGTAATATCTTGGATGGTGTTTTGTTTTGCCTAGGGTTGGCAACTAGTCGAGGAATGCGGGCAGATCGCTTGCCAGACCTTGTCAATAGTGGCGTTTTACGAGCAGGTAAATCTGCAGAAACTGAAGTTAGTGTGAGGTTTGACCTGAGTGATTGGCATCCAGATTCAGCTGAGGAAGGCTTAGAGCCGCCTGAAGATGGCCCTTGGATCAAATCAGATCAAAAGGAGTGGACAGTTACTCGACGCCTCAGGATTATGCCTGGCGGTTCTTATAGCTCCAGTTATGCGGCAGATGGCGAGCCATGCAACCTTCAACAACTTCAAACTCAATTACGACGTCTCAGAATTGATCCAGAAGGTAGCAATGTCGTAATGCAAGGGGATGTCACTCGAATTGTTTCCATGAGTAATCGGGATCGTCGAGGATTGATAGATGAACTTGCAGGTGTTGCACTTTTTGACCATCGAATTCAGCAATCTCGTACCAAGCTTGATGATGTTCAAGAGAGACAAGAGCGTTGTCGGATTGTTGAACAGGAGCTGATTTCTTCCAAAAACCGCTTAGAGAGAGATTGTGCCAAAGCTCGTACCTATAAAGAGTTGCGTGAGCAATTGCAATTGGGGAGGAAACAGGAATTAGTTTTGGGTTATGAGGAGGCAAAAAAAGCTTTAAGTGATTTAAAAGCTCGACAGAAGAAATTAGAAGAAAAAGAAACTAGAGATCAGGCTTCACTTATAGAAGCAGATAAAAAACTTTTGCAATCTGCCGAAGAATTAAAATTACTTCAACAAAATGTGAAGGCTTTAGGCGAAGATAAATTGCTGGCTGTTCAAGCAGAAATTGCCGGTTTAGATACTCAAACTCGTGAACTAGAACGCCAAGCTACAACTCACAAGCAAGAAGGAGAAAGGTTGCAGGTAGAACGTCAAGCTCTGATTAGTCAACGTCAAGCAATACAAGTGAAAACAAAAAGCAAGATTGATGATTCAAAAAATCAACTTCTTGAAGCCGCTGAACAAGTTTGTAAAAATGCTGAAGCTGCTGTTGAGGTGTCCCGAAGAAGACTTGGTGAAGTTGCAGGGCGGTCTGGTGTTTTAATTGAAGACCAGAGAGAGAGAAGTGCTCTACGTCAAAAACTTCAAATTAAAGTTAAACCTCTGCAAAATGAGCAACAAACTTTGGAGGAAAGGTTGCTGCAAATTGATACCAGAGACAAGGAATTTACATTAGATGCAGAGAGAGATTCAGCTCAGAATAAACAAGTGATTAAGCAACTAGAGCAACTTGAAGCGGAAGGGGATTCTCTGTTGAAGTCTATTTCTCATCAAAAAAATCAGATAAAGGAATTAGTTGAATCCTTAGCTGTTAAGCAAAGAACCCGTAGTCGACTTGAGCAAGAACAAGGAAGACTAGAAAAGGAAATTGCACGTTTGGAGAGTCGCAAAGAAGCTTTGCAGGAAAGTAGGGGAACAGGAGCGCTAAGGCTTCTTCTTCAATCGGGCATAGATGGCATACATGGTCCAGTGGCGCAATTAGGAGAAGTCGATGATTGCTATCGCCTTGCACTAGAGGTTGCCGCAGGTGTACGACTAGGGCAGATTGTTGTTGATGATGACCGAATAGCCGCTAAAGCGATTGATTTACTGAAGAGACGAAAGGCGGGGCGCTTGACATTCCTTCCTCTGAACAAAATGCAGTCACAAGGCCTTTCTAATAATAATGTGCTGAAAAGAGGCAGGCCTTTACAAAACAGAAAACATAGTGAAGGCCTAATTGGTAGAGCAATTGATCTTATCAATTTTGACCCTATCTATAGGGATGTCTTTGCATATGTTTTTGGAGAAACTTTGGTCTTTAGTGATCTCAGCGCGGCTCGCAGTCAACTTGGCCGAAATAGGGCAGTGACTATAGATGGTGAGTTGATTGAAAAAAGTGGAGCAATGACAGGAGGTAGTTTTTCGAATAGAGGTATTGGACTTAGTTTTGGGAGAAGTAATGAAAGTGATGAGTTTGAACCAATCCGATTAAGGCTATTAGAGCTTGGAGAAACTCTTGCTCAATGTCGTGAAGAGGAAGTTCTTGAACGCAAATCTTTAGAGCAGGCTTCATCTGAATTGACAACACTTGAGCAACGTAAAGTTGCCTTGGAGGCAGCAAGTATGGCTGCTAAAAGTTCTAATAAACCTCTTTTGCTGCGTTGTAAAGAACGAATTGATCGTATCAATTCATTAAAAGAGACTAAAGCAGAATATCAAGCGCGATTAGAGATCATTGATAAAGAAATTAAGCCTTTACTTTTGAAGTTGGATGACTTAGAAGATACTGAAAAACTTTTAAATGGTCAGGGAGAGGATCAGAGTTGGAAGCAATTAGAAGCTGATTTAGAATCTGCTGATCTAGCTTTGAGAACTGCCAGAGGAGATAGAGATTCTTTGCTTAATCAGCAGCGGGAAAGACAGTTAGAATTAGAAAGACTTGAAGACCAGAAGAAGGGACTTATTGCTGAAGAAAAAAGATTGCAACAAGCAGTGCAATCTTTGGCTTTGTCTCATCAAGAGTGGAGGAATAAGCAAAAAGAATTGCAAGAATCTCGTAATATTTTAGAAGATAAACAAAAAGAATTACAAAATAATTTTGGGAAGCAGAGACTTGCAAGAGATGCGGCTGAAACGGCTCTGACTAATCAGAGGCAACTTTTTCAAGAGGGAAAGTGGAAGCTTGAACGTCTTAGAGAAGAGATAAACGGATTAGAAGAAGAGAAACGCAGTTCGATAGTTCGTCTTCAAGAGTTGGCACAATCTCTTCCAGAACCGCTTCCTGTGATTTCTGATGAGCTAAGGATTGGTGGCTTGGAGAAACTGCAAGCTGACTTGCAATCGATACAAAATCGTATGGAAGCTTTGGAACCAGTCAATATGCTTGCACTTGAGGAATTAGAAGAATTAAATAAGCGTTTAAGTGATTTGGCAGAGAGACTTGGCACTCTGAGTGAAGAGAGGTCAGAGCTTTTGCTGCGAATTGAGACAGTAGCTACGTTGCGACAGGAAGCCTTCATGGAAGCTTTCGAAGCAGTGGATTCTCATTTTCGAGAAATTTTTGCGAGTCTTTCAGAAGGTGATGGTCATCTCCAATTAGATAATAAAGAGGATCCTTTAGAAGGTGGGTTGACTTTAGTTGCCCACCCCAAGGGAAAAGCAGTAAGAAGGCTGGCTGCAATGTCTGGAGGAGAAAAGTCGTTAACTGCATTGAGTTTTCTCTTCGCTTTACAAAGGTTTCGTCCTTCGCCTTTTTATGCGTTAGATGAGGTTGATAGCTTTTTAGATGGTGTCAATGTTGAAAGATTATCCGCATTGATTGCTAGACAGGCTGAACAAGCTCAGTTTTTGGTTGTGAGTCATCGAAGACCGATGATAGGTGCATCTAATCGCACCATTGGAGTGACACAGGCAAGAGGTGCACATACTCAGGTTGTTGGCTTGCCCGATGCAGCTTGA
- a CDS encoding glycine zipper domain-containing protein, with protein MESKNSASCEPQNVVETAPNNDQNLSDQWFSDRFESLLPRIQEHWPDLAKQTLEATRGSLDEVVRVISQHSGKNTQGVQEQLEDLFHSATDKTKDIAESLEPLEKQLEELLDELNSTLRPRIESPVRERPLLAIGIAAGIGIVLGVLMSGGRRS; from the coding sequence ATGGAATCCAAGAATTCCGCATCCTGCGAGCCGCAAAACGTGGTTGAGACTGCTCCAAATAATGATCAAAATCTCTCAGATCAATGGTTCAGTGATCGTTTTGAAAGCTTGCTACCTAGAATTCAAGAGCATTGGCCAGACTTGGCCAAACAAACTCTAGAGGCAACTCGTGGCAGTCTTGATGAAGTAGTTCGGGTGATTTCGCAACACTCAGGGAAAAACACCCAAGGCGTCCAGGAGCAATTAGAAGATTTATTCCATTCTGCAACTGATAAAACAAAAGATATTGCAGAAAGCTTGGAACCTTTAGAAAAACAACTAGAAGAACTTCTTGATGAATTAAACAGCACCCTCAGGCCAAGAATAGAAAGTCCAGTCAGAGAACGTCCCTTACTGGCCATTGGCATAGCAGCAGGAATAGGAATAGTGCTAGGAGTCCTAATGTCTGGAGGCAGAAGATCCTAA
- a CDS encoding phage holin family protein, giving the protein MSESQRPRGLGAAARVTALASSVMDLHVRIALQEMDREKRRLISGGIFLAMGAIFMLFALLALEIMLVIWMKNTLNWQLEWILLGLGLIDLALAGLSLRIGGYLAKGPYLPETLEGLSRTTKAVLGKS; this is encoded by the coding sequence ATGAGCGAATCGCAACGCCCTCGTGGACTAGGAGCGGCTGCACGTGTGACTGCTTTGGCAAGTTCAGTGATGGACCTTCATGTGCGTATCGCCTTGCAAGAAATGGATAGAGAGAAACGCCGTTTGATTAGTGGCGGCATTTTTCTCGCAATGGGAGCCATTTTCATGCTCTTTGCATTGTTGGCATTGGAAATAATGCTGGTTATTTGGATGAAAAACACATTGAATTGGCAACTTGAATGGATTTTGCTTGGTTTAGGGCTAATTGATTTAGCACTAGCTGGTCTCAGTTTGAGAATCGGAGGATATCTTGCTAAAGGTCCATATTTACCAGAAACTCTGGAAGGCCTTTCCCGAACAACTAAAGCAGTCTTAGGAAAATCCTAA
- a CDS encoding THUMP domain-containing class I SAM-dependent RNA methyltransferase, with protein sequence MQGIAVLPEGLEEEGVRELISLGAKSVKAHRRSVSFEGDMSCFYRLHLQARLPFRLLREMARFPCDSPNTLYSAVQNCLDWERWLPTSMSFRVDVSGRSDGLRHSHYSALQVKNAVVDWQRSCFGKRSDIALDKPDICLHLHLNQFGGILSLDGSAGSLHKRGYRAAMGVAPLKENLAAGLMRLSAWDGSVPLVDPLCGSGTLLIEAVSLALGLSPGLHRSYLLEGWADFDPSLWQKEKNQIRRLEVLDRKLPLILGCEKDAQVAKQAKDNVEAAGLDKFIRIQNIPFAKLSLPKQHGFIVCNPPYGKRLGADEDLKLLYEALGIFLKKNASGWQFWLLNGNPELSSSIRMKSSRRFSVNNGGIDCRWLKYLIH encoded by the coding sequence ATGCAAGGTATTGCTGTCCTTCCTGAAGGGTTAGAAGAAGAGGGGGTTCGAGAGTTGATCTCGCTAGGAGCGAAGTCTGTAAAAGCTCATAGGAGGAGTGTTTCTTTTGAAGGAGATATGTCCTGTTTTTATCGGTTGCATTTGCAAGCGCGATTGCCTTTTCGTCTTTTGCGCGAGATGGCTCGATTTCCTTGTGATAGCCCTAACACTCTTTATTCTGCCGTTCAAAACTGTTTGGATTGGGAACGGTGGCTACCCACATCAATGTCTTTTAGAGTTGATGTTTCAGGCAGATCTGATGGCTTAAGGCATAGTCATTACTCGGCGTTGCAAGTAAAGAATGCAGTGGTTGACTGGCAAAGAAGTTGTTTTGGAAAACGCTCTGATATAGCTCTTGACAAACCAGATATTTGTTTGCATTTGCATTTAAATCAATTTGGTGGAATTTTGAGCTTGGATGGATCAGCAGGAAGTCTTCATAAGCGAGGTTATAGGGCTGCAATGGGAGTTGCGCCGTTAAAAGAAAATCTTGCTGCAGGCCTTATGCGTTTAAGTGCTTGGGATGGAAGTGTTCCATTAGTAGATCCATTATGCGGATCTGGAACCTTACTTATAGAAGCAGTTAGCCTTGCTTTGGGGTTATCTCCAGGGTTACACCGTTCTTATCTTTTGGAAGGCTGGGCTGATTTTGATCCAAGTCTTTGGCAAAAGGAAAAAAATCAAATCAGGCGATTGGAAGTTCTAGACAGAAAACTGCCATTGATTCTTGGTTGTGAGAAAGATGCTCAGGTAGCTAAGCAAGCGAAGGACAATGTTGAAGCAGCAGGGCTTGATAAATTTATCCGGATACAAAATATTCCTTTCGCAAAACTTTCTTTACCTAAGCAACATGGGTTCATTGTATGTAATCCGCCTTATGGGAAGAGACTTGGAGCTGATGAAGATTTGAAATTGCTTTATGAAGCACTTGGGATTTTTCTTAAAAAAAATGCATCGGGTTGGCAATTTTGGTTGCTAAATGGGAATCCAGAATTAAGCAGTTCGATACGAATGAAATCTAGTCGTCGTTTTTCTGTGAATAATGGAGGAATTGATTGTCGGTGGTTGAAATATTTAATTCACTAA
- a CDS encoding ChbG/HpnK family deacetylase: MKIMIKGWRYTAVGFSSAIVFASVQLLLGLIFPLWISNVCGFLAGSIISYFGHALYTFRDETAGSIFARRWLLIQFITNLIICAVLPFLLKPIGEGLLTRLILIFTPSVLNLLIWSRAATFSHKRVINKKSFPIIHADDLGLTTGINNAIFELYSIGKLDSASLIVNGKCVLDAIKQWEKNSHFPLCLHLCLSEGRAISPKEKVKTLINKDGLLKQTFFKLFLSSFLPKSNNYRKRLEQDLYCEIKAQVKLFKDLTKLDQVSLDGHQHIHLVPIVLQVIIKVAKESNINWIRTTKEAIPIGLKLRQWKVIFNQNRWLKWLILQILSLVSQSAIRNAALKTNHKFAGVLFTGRMVGYSLLKSIDELESCASSTIYNKPILLAHPSTNASEETSLVELLDFPLSTKFVTSYWRKKEFNELKSLYEK; the protein is encoded by the coding sequence ATGAAGATAATGATAAAAGGTTGGCGATACACTGCTGTTGGGTTTTCCTCAGCAATTGTCTTTGCATCGGTTCAATTACTACTCGGATTAATTTTTCCACTATGGATTAGCAACGTATGCGGATTTTTGGCTGGGTCAATAATTAGCTATTTCGGACACGCACTTTACACATTTCGTGATGAAACAGCTGGATCAATATTTGCTCGAAGATGGCTGCTCATACAGTTCATAACCAATTTAATAATTTGCGCCGTTCTACCTTTTTTACTCAAACCAATAGGAGAAGGTTTACTCACACGATTAATTTTAATATTTACTCCTTCAGTCCTAAATCTTTTAATATGGTCTCGTGCCGCAACATTTAGTCATAAGAGAGTCATAAATAAAAAATCATTTCCAATAATTCATGCTGATGATCTTGGGTTAACTACTGGTATTAACAACGCAATTTTTGAACTGTATAGCATAGGGAAACTAGATAGTGCTAGCCTCATCGTAAATGGTAAATGTGTTCTAGATGCAATCAAGCAATGGGAGAAAAATTCACATTTTCCACTATGCCTTCATCTCTGCTTAAGTGAAGGACGTGCTATTTCACCTAAAGAAAAGGTAAAAACATTGATCAATAAAGATGGTCTTCTGAAGCAAACATTTTTTAAATTATTTCTTTCTTCCTTCCTACCTAAAAGCAACAATTATCGAAAAAGGCTAGAGCAAGATCTTTATTGTGAAATAAAGGCACAGGTTAAACTATTCAAAGATTTAACCAAGCTTGATCAAGTTTCATTAGATGGACATCAGCATATACATTTGGTTCCAATCGTACTACAAGTGATTATAAAGGTCGCTAAAGAGAGTAATATAAATTGGATAAGAACAACTAAAGAGGCAATCCCAATAGGCTTAAAATTACGCCAATGGAAAGTGATTTTTAATCAAAATCGTTGGTTGAAATGGCTAATACTTCAAATATTAAGTCTAGTCAGCCAGTCTGCTATTAGGAATGCTGCATTAAAGACAAATCATAAATTTGCAGGAGTTTTATTTACAGGAAGAATGGTTGGTTATTCACTATTAAAATCTATAGATGAGCTTGAAAGTTGTGCAAGCAGTACAATATATAATAAGCCTATATTGCTTGCACATCCTTCAACTAATGCAAGTGAGGAAACATCACTTGTTGAATTATTGGATTTTCCATTGTCAACAAAATTTGTGACATCATATTGGAGAAAAAAAGAATTCAATGAACTCAAATCTCTATACGAAAAATAA
- a CDS encoding glycosyltransferase family 2 protein yields the protein MKKTSNMLTVTIILPCHNEQGSIPQIIRELDKNLEGLTSTVNILYLFVDDGSQDRTWCNIKSSSDFSKKVHGLKLSNNFGHQIALLAGIEHAIPFSDYILTMDADLQHPPEIVRLMIEKVIEHPRSIINAQQYAESSGNVGWFKRISSVTFYKLLNTFGVKIQSRVGDFRLMSSKAASALISHNDFEFFARGLVANLGFNQETIKYRVGRRIAGTSKYSLRRMFRLALQGITSTSIIPLRITFLLSIFLLMVCFFMIINILSTWLNGQAIPGWTTIVVSIYLLFGINFLILGILGEYLGKTYRQVLGRPRYIVEKSTLDLLNLLDK from the coding sequence ATGAAGAAAACATCAAACATGCTTACTGTTACTATAATACTTCCTTGTCATAATGAACAAGGTTCTATTCCACAAATAATAAGAGAACTAGACAAAAATCTAGAAGGGCTAACTTCTACAGTTAATATACTTTATCTATTTGTAGATGATGGTTCGCAAGATAGAACTTGGTGTAATATCAAATCTTCTTCCGATTTTTCTAAAAAAGTACATGGCTTAAAACTTTCCAATAATTTTGGACACCAGATTGCACTGCTTGCAGGAATTGAGCATGCAATACCATTTTCTGATTATATTTTAACTATGGATGCAGATTTGCAACATCCCCCTGAAATAGTCAGATTAATGATTGAAAAGGTTATTGAACATCCAAGATCAATTATAAATGCTCAACAATATGCAGAATCGTCAGGAAATGTAGGATGGTTTAAGCGTATTTCCTCAGTTACATTTTATAAGCTATTAAATACTTTTGGAGTCAAAATTCAATCACGAGTAGGGGACTTTCGCCTAATGTCCTCTAAAGCAGCATCAGCACTTATTTCACATAATGATTTCGAATTCTTTGCCAGAGGGTTAGTAGCTAATTTAGGCTTTAATCAAGAGACGATTAAATATAGGGTAGGGAGGAGAATAGCTGGCACTAGTAAATATAGCCTGCGAAGGATGTTTAGATTAGCATTGCAAGGTATTACTAGTACTTCAATAATACCTCTTCGAATAACTTTCCTCTTATCGATATTTCTTTTGATGGTTTGTTTCTTTATGATTATAAATATTTTATCAACCTGGCTTAATGGACAAGCAATTCCTGGATGGACGACTATTGTCGTTTCGATATATTTATTGTTCGGAATTAATTTTCTTATTCTTGGGATTCTTGGTGAGTATTTAGGGAAGACATATCGTCAGGTCTTAGGCAGGCCACGATATATTGTAGAAAAAAGTACATTAGATCTTCTAAACTTATTAGATAAATAA
- a CDS encoding DUF2079 domain-containing protein, whose amino-acid sequence MSIPWLFFFIGTFVYSGAVSLRHYWFQTSAWDLGIFDQAIYLISKGLTPESSLLGFHILGDHGALVLYPLGWLYSLFPSVFLLFVVQGSVLASSVFPLAKLAKLKRLSESSLIASLSALMLYPVVFNTAIFDFHPEVLAFPLILESLVLIQSRKSKHNFKIIIYMLLSLTCKINISFLVLGIGGWLLIKRRKKLGLILSFLSCIWFLLIGGLLIPSFGGDNANIARQAGKFGLDRNSIFNIEQIPSIIIQLLKQTLSMQNLIYICLLVLPVIYLLLHKHRIRLLASMTPFVPLLILNLCATAPTMKDLVHHYSLFIVPFIAVQVVSSLSESDEGIYAYPNWMSRKTSKIILGWSVLTFIIFSRLTFYVGPFQERLDTAHNRREALNLINKEASVLTTNDLVPHLSARRVIVSTGQDIKNFERFDQVLLDLKYPGWNSTTKQLKNISKQLNLSSNWSTKYNKGSVRLYDNLSASQ is encoded by the coding sequence GTGAGTATTCCTTGGCTATTTTTTTTTATTGGTACTTTTGTTTATAGTGGGGCAGTCAGCCTGAGGCATTATTGGTTTCAAACTAGTGCTTGGGATTTAGGAATATTTGATCAGGCAATTTATCTGATTTCAAAAGGGTTAACACCAGAAAGCTCTTTACTTGGGTTCCATATATTAGGCGACCACGGTGCTCTAGTTTTATATCCCTTGGGATGGCTTTATTCACTTTTCCCGTCGGTATTTTTACTCTTCGTAGTGCAAGGTTCAGTCCTTGCAAGTTCTGTGTTTCCATTGGCTAAATTAGCAAAGCTAAAGAGATTATCTGAATCATCACTGATTGCTAGCTTATCTGCTCTGATGCTATACCCAGTGGTATTTAATACTGCAATATTTGACTTTCATCCTGAGGTCCTAGCTTTTCCGTTAATTTTAGAGTCCTTAGTATTAATACAAAGTCGAAAGTCAAAACATAATTTCAAGATAATAATTTATATGCTACTTTCTCTAACATGCAAAATCAATATATCCTTTCTTGTCTTAGGAATTGGAGGTTGGCTTTTAATTAAAAGACGAAAAAAATTAGGTTTGATATTATCCTTTCTTAGCTGTATTTGGTTTTTGCTAATTGGCGGGCTTTTAATTCCTTCGTTTGGTGGAGATAATGCAAATATTGCACGTCAAGCTGGAAAGTTTGGACTTGATCGTAACTCTATATTTAATATCGAACAAATACCCTCAATAATAATTCAATTGCTTAAACAAACCCTATCTATGCAGAATTTAATATACATATGCTTGTTAGTACTACCAGTCATATATTTACTTTTACATAAACATAGAATTAGATTATTAGCAAGTATGACACCATTCGTACCTTTATTAATACTTAATTTATGTGCTACGGCTCCAACGATGAAAGATCTTGTTCATCATTATTCACTTTTTATTGTACCTTTTATAGCTGTACAAGTAGTAAGTAGCCTGTCCGAAAGTGATGAGGGAATATATGCTTACCCTAATTGGATGAGTCGAAAAACTTCAAAGATTATCCTCGGATGGTCAGTGCTGACATTTATAATTTTCTCACGTTTAACATTTTATGTGGGTCCATTCCAAGAAAGGCTAGATACTGCTCATAATAGAAGAGAAGCCTTGAATTTAATAAATAAAGAGGCAAGCGTACTAACAACTAACGACTTAGTCCCACATTTATCAGCCCGTAGAGTTATAGTTTCTACAGGTCAAGATATAAAAAACTTTGAAAGATTTGATCAAGTACTATTAGATTTAAAATATCCAGGATGGAATTCAACAACTAAACAACTCAAAAATATTTCAAAGCAACTTAATCTTAGTAGCAACTGGTCTACTAAATATAATAAAGGTTCTGTTCGTCTATATGACAACTTAAGTGCTTCACAATGA